GCGCCGTCGAGGCCGTTCGTGAGCGAATCGTCGCGCGTCACGTCGCGCCCGGCCGCGCGCGAGCTCGTGGCGAGCTGGCGTGAGGACCGGCAGCGAGTCGTGTTCGCCAACGGCGTGTTCGATCTGCTTCACGTCGGGCACCTGCGCTACCTCGAAGGCGCGCGTGCGCTCGGTCAACGCCTGGTGGTCGCGGTCAACGGCGACCACTCGACCGCGGCCCACAAGGGACCGGGCCGCCCGGTGGTCCCGGCACTCGAGCGGGCGGCGCTCGTCGCCAGCCTGCGGTGCGTCGACGCGGTCGTGATCTTCGACGAGCCGACGGTCGACGCGCTGCTGCGAGAACTGCGGCCCGACGTGCACGCCAAAGGCACCGACTACGTGGCGGAGGGCGTGCCCGAACGCGCGACCATGCGCGCACTCGGTGGCGAGACCGCGATCACCGGGGACGCCAAGGCGCACGCCAGTCGCGACCTGGTCGAGCGGATCCGCCGCGGCGGGCGGGAACCGCGATGACCGCGGTGCTCGCGATCCGCCTTCGAGCCCTCGGCGACGTGGTGCTCACGATCCCGGCGCTGCGTGCACTTCACCTCGGACACGGCGCGCCGGTCGACGTCGTCACCGATCCTCGCTACGTCGAGCTGGTCGAGGATCTGCCGTACGTGCGCCGGGTGTTCGCGCTCGGTCGCGGAAGCTTCGACACGCTGCGCCTGATCGCGACCCTGCGACGCGAACGTTATGCAGTCGCCGTCGACTTCTTCGGCAATCCCCGCAGCGCGTGGTTGACGGCCGGAGCTCGCGCCTCGACCACCGCCGGCTACAATCTGCGCGGGCGCGGCTTTGCGTATCGGATTCGCGTGGCGCGCGAGCAGTCGCCGGGGCCCGGCCGCCGGGAGTACGCGGCTCACGTCCACCGACGTCTGGCGCTCGCAGCGGGCGGGAGGGACGACGGACTCGATGCGCGGCTCACGCCGACCACCGCGGCACTCGCAGCGGCGGATCGCATGCTCGCCTCGGCGGGCGTGCGCGATCCGGCGCATGCGATCGCGCTGGTGGCGGCGGGCACCTGGGCCACCAAGACCTGGCCGATCGCACACGCCGCGTTGCTCGCGCGGCGGCTGGTCTCGGCGGGTCGTGAGGTGGTGCTGATCGAGGGTCCGGGGGAGGAGCGGCTGGCCGCTTGGTTGACCACGAACGCGCCGGGTGTGGTGAGACTTCCGCGATGCGGGATCCGAGAGCTCACCGCCGTGATTGCGAGGCTCTCGGCCCTGGTCGGCACCGACAGCGGTCCGCGACATCTCGCCGCCGCGCTCGGCCGTCCGACCTACACGTGGTTCGGTCCGACGCACCCCGATACCTGGACCGCGCCCGATCCCCGACACGGTTTCTGGCAGACCTCGTTGCCGTGCCGCGCCTGCGATCGCACGCGCTGCGTTCACTGGTCGTGCCTTCCGGCACTCGACCCGGCGATCGCCGCGGCGCACGTGCTCGCTCACCTGGAGGCATTCGGTGGAAACCCTGCCGATTTCGGTCCTGCTGCTCGCGCGTGACGAGGCGAGCCGACTCGCGGTGCTGCTGCCGCGGCTCGACTTTGCGTCCGAAGTGGTGGTGGTGGTCGATTCCGCAAGTCGCGACGACACGTCGCGCGTCGCGAGTGCCGCGGGGGCGCGAGTGTTCGAGCGAGCGCTCGAGGGCTTCGGAGCGCAGCGGCAGTTCGCGCTCGCCCGCTGCCGGGAGCCGTGGGTGCTGTGGTTGGACGCCGACGAAGTGCCAGACGAAGCGGCGCTCGCAGCCATTCGCACCGCCGTCCGGTCGCCGGGTGAGGTGCGCGGATTTCGATTGCTGCGACGCGGCTGGTTCATGGGCCGGCGCATGCGATTCTGCGGCTGGCAGGACGAGCGCATCACGCGACTGTTCCGCCGCGAAGGGGCCAGCTTCGACGACGCACCCGTCCACGAGCGTCTGCGGCTCGAGGGGCCGCAACGCGATCTGGACGGGGTGCTCGAACACCACAGCTACGAGTCGTTCGAGGTGTGCCGGACCAAGCTGGTCGACTACGCGAGGCGTGGCGCCGAGAGCGCGCGCCGACGCGGACGCCGGGCCGCCGCTCCGGATCTGGTGCTGCGGCCGCTCGGCCGCTTCGTGCGGCAATACGTGCTGCAGCTCGGCGTGCTCGACGGCGGCCATGGATTGGCGCTGTGTCTCTATTCGGCCGCACAGGTGTTCCTGCGGGAGTTCGAGTTGTGGTCGTCGGCACACGCGCGATCGTGACGCGCGCCCTGCGGGTGCTGCATCTCGACGGCGGACGCACGCTGCGAGGGGGCCAGCGGCAGGTGGCTCGACTGGTGGAGGGGCTGGCGAGCCGGGGAGTCGAGAACCACGTACTGAGCGCGTGCGCGGAACTCCGTGAACGCCTCGCGACCTCCGCGATCCGGCTCGAGGCGTGGCGTCCGCGCGGCGATCTCGACCTGGTGGCGGCATGGAGGTGCGCGCGTGCGAGTGTGGCGCCCGCCGATCTGATCCACGCACATGACGCGCGTTCCCACGGCATCGCCCTGCTGGCTCGTGCGCTCGGCGCACGCGTTCCGGTGGTGGTGTCGCGGCGCACCGATGCGGCGATCGGTCGCGGGTGGGCGAGTCGCCTCAAGTATCGAGGGCCGGTGGCGAGATGGCTGGCGGTGAGTGAGGCGGTGGCGGCCAAGCTGCGCGCTGCAGGCGTCGATGCGGATCGCATCGCGGTGGTGGCGAGCGGCATCGAGCACCGCCCTGCGGGCGGTGCCGCCGTGGCGCGCGCGACGCTGGGCGTTGCTCCCGACGCGCGTGTGATCGGAACGGTGGCGGCGCTGACTCCCGAGAAGGGACATGAGGTGTTGCTGGAAGCGGCCGTGCGGGTGTGCCGTCGCGAACCGCGCGCGCGGTTCGTGTGGATCGGCGAGGGCCCCGAGCGGGCGCGACTCGTTGCTCGACGCGATGCGCTCGGACTGGCAGCCCACGTGATGTTCGCGGGAGCACATCGGGACGCGCGAGCGCTGATGCCGGGGTTCGATCTGCTCGTCGCGCCGTCACGCATCGAGGGGCTCGGAACGGCAGTGCTCGAGGCAATGGCCGACGGCGTGCCGGTGGTCGCCAGTGCGGTCGGCGGGCTGCGCGAGCTGATTCGAAATCGAGAAACCGGTCGCAGTGTCCCGGTCGGCGATCCGGCAGCGCTGGCGGATGTGATCCTCCAGGCATTCGCTGAGCCGTCCGAGACTCGTCAAATGTCCGAGCTCGCGCGCGTCGAGGCAGCCCGCTACGACGTCTCAACCATGGTCGAAGCGACGTGGCGGGAATACGAGCGGGTGATTCGACGTGTCTGAACGCTGAGGCGGCGAAACGCGACGGCCGATAACCCATGCGTGATGACGCCGCTGATCCTTGACGCTCCGATGGGGCGCCGGTAGCCTGCCGAGAGCCTTCAAGCAAAAGGAGTTGCACTTGCTCAACACGCCGGTGGTACCCGGGGTCCTGCTGCTCGGCCTCGTGATTTTCGTTCACGAGCTGGGCCACTTCATCGCCGCCAAGCTGCGTGGCGTGCGGGTGCTGCGGTTCTCGCTCGGATTCGGGCCCAGGCTGATCGCGGTAACGCGCGGCGAAACCGAGTACCGGCTGTCGTGGATTCCGCTCGGCGGCTACGTCCAGATGGCGGGCGACAGTCCGGACGAAACCGGCTCGATGCCGGACACTCCCGATCACTTTCTCTCGCATCCGTGGTATGGACGGCTGTTCATTGCCGCCGCCGGTCCGCTCGCGAATCTGATCACCGCGTTTCTCGTGCTCGTGGGCGTTGCGCTCACCGGCGTGAGCTATCCGGATTACCCGAATCGGCTCGGCGTGACGCCCGATACCAGCGTGGCGTATCAGATGGGGCTGCGCGAGGGCGATCGAATCGTTCGAGTCGGCGCAGCCCCGGTCGCCAGCTGGATTCCGATCTTCCTCGGTGCTTCGAAGGTCCCGACCGACCAGCCGCTCGAGCTCGGTGTGACGCGCGGGGACTCCACGTTCGCGCTATCGCTCAGCGCCGTCGATCGCGAGCCGCTGATGTCGAGCCTTCATCGGCCGCCCGATCCGCCGGTGATCGGAAACGTGGTGACCGGCATGCCCGCATACAAGGCAGGGCTCAAGGTCGGGGATCGCATCACGAGCGTCAACGGCACGCCGATCGCCAACTGGAACGAGCTGCCGCCGGCATTCGACGGGCTCGCGAATCAGAAGGTGCAGCTGCACATCGTGCGTGAGGGCCGCGCGTTCCCGATCGAGGTCAAACCGATCGACCCGACCGGCGGCCCCGAGGGCAAACAGGGGCGGATCGGCATCGAGCCGCCGGTGCAGGGCGTCTACGTCGAGCGCCATCCGCTGCTCGCCTCGATCGACATCGGATTTCGCGCCACCGGCGAAGCGGTCGTGAGCGTCTACGGCGGCATGTGGCTGACGTTCTCGCGCCCGCTCTACTACCGCGAATACCTGGGCGGACCGATCTTCATCGCCCAGGCGGCCAGCGAGCAGGCGCGGCGCAGTCTCGACTCGTATCTCCGCTTTCTCGCGATGATCAACGTCGCGATCATGGCCTTCAATCTGCTCCCCATTCCGGTGCTGGACGGCGGGCACATCGTGCTCGCGCTTCTCCAGGCGGTGCGACGTCGGCCGATCTCGACGCGGGGATACCTCCGCTTCCAGAAGGTCGGACTGGTGGTGGTGGGAAGCCTGCTGCTGCTGATCCTCGCCAACGATCCACTGCGACTGGTGCAGCGTCAGCGCGCGCTCGACCGGGCTCCCAAGGAAGTCCAGGTTGCGCCGACTCCACCCTGACCGCTGTCGCGGAATCGCCCGCGCCGCCGTCATCGCAGTGCTCGCCGGATTGCTCGCGGCGAACGAGGCCGTGGCCCAGCTCGATCTGCTCCAGGAACTTCGCACCGTGCGTCGGGTGCGCATCGAAGGCGCGCGTCGCGTTTCGACGCGCGAGCTGCGGAACGTGCTCAAGACGCGAAGCCCCGCGCCGTGGCCGTGGGCGGATCGCGCGCCGTTGCGCAGTGACTTCCTGCGCGGCGATACCACCTCGATCCGGCTGCTCTATCGCCATCACGGCCACCTGGCGGCGCACGCCACCTACCGCCTGCAGCCGGCCGGTGACGACGAGATGGACGTGGTCTTCACGGTCGAAGAAGGGCCGGCGACCCGCATCGAGTCGGTGGATCTGCTGGGGGTGCGCGGCGAACTGGTGAGCGCGATCCGCAAGCGGCTGTGGTCCAAGGTCGGACGTCCCTTCGACCCCGCCTTCCTGCACCTCGACACGCTGATCATCTCGCAGGTCCATCAGGACCACGGCTACCTGCCGCGCACCCGTGCCTCATCGCGAGAGATCCGGCCTCAGAGTGTCGTGATTCAGTACGAGGTCGCGGAAGGGCCGGTGTATTTCGTGCGCGATATCACGATCCGCGGCCGTGATCAGGTCGCCGAGCGATTGGTCACGCGCGAACTGCTGCTTCAACCCGGCCACGTGTACTCGAGGCTGCGCGTCGAGCGCTCGCAGGAGCGGCTGTACCAGACCGGACTGTTCCGGCAGGTGCAGATCAGCACCGGCTTCGACACCGCGCAGGCGCGCGTCGACTTCGATCTGCGGGTGGCCGAGCGGCGCCGGCGCTGGGTCGATGCCGGCGTCGGCTACGCGACCTCC
The nucleotide sequence above comes from Candidatus Eisenbacteria bacterium. Encoded proteins:
- a CDS encoding adenylyltransferase/cytidyltransferase family protein, which produces MSESSRVTSRPAARELVASWREDRQRVVFANGVFDLLHVGHLRYLEGARALGQRLVVAVNGDHSTAAHKGPGRPVVPALERAALVASLRCVDAVVIFDEPTVDALLRELRPDVHAKGTDYVAEGVPERATMRALGGETAITGDAKAHASRDLVERIRRGGREPR
- a CDS encoding glycosyltransferase family 9 protein; the encoded protein is MTAVLAIRLRALGDVVLTIPALRALHLGHGAPVDVVTDPRYVELVEDLPYVRRVFALGRGSFDTLRLIATLRRERYAVAVDFFGNPRSAWLTAGARASTTAGYNLRGRGFAYRIRVAREQSPGPGRREYAAHVHRRLALAAGGRDDGLDARLTPTTAALAAADRMLASAGVRDPAHAIALVAAGTWATKTWPIAHAALLARRLVSAGREVVLIEGPGEERLAAWLTTNAPGVVRLPRCGIRELTAVIARLSALVGTDSGPRHLAAALGRPTYTWFGPTHPDTWTAPDPRHGFWQTSLPCRACDRTRCVHWSCLPALDPAIAAAHVLAHLEAFGGNPADFGPAARA
- a CDS encoding glycosyltransferase family 2 protein, which encodes METLPISVLLLARDEASRLAVLLPRLDFASEVVVVVDSASRDDTSRVASAAGARVFERALEGFGAQRQFALARCREPWVLWLDADEVPDEAALAAIRTAVRSPGEVRGFRLLRRGWFMGRRMRFCGWQDERITRLFRREGASFDDAPVHERLRLEGPQRDLDGVLEHHSYESFEVCRTKLVDYARRGAESARRRGRRAAAPDLVLRPLGRFVRQYVLQLGVLDGGHGLALCLYSAAQVFLREFELWSSAHARS
- a CDS encoding glycosyltransferase family 4 protein codes for the protein MVVGTRAIVTRALRVLHLDGGRTLRGGQRQVARLVEGLASRGVENHVLSACAELRERLATSAIRLEAWRPRGDLDLVAAWRCARASVAPADLIHAHDARSHGIALLARALGARVPVVVSRRTDAAIGRGWASRLKYRGPVARWLAVSEAVAAKLRAAGVDADRIAVVASGIEHRPAGGAAVARATLGVAPDARVIGTVAALTPEKGHEVLLEAAVRVCRREPRARFVWIGEGPERARLVARRDALGLAAHVMFAGAHRDARALMPGFDLLVAPSRIEGLGTAVLEAMADGVPVVASAVGGLRELIRNRETGRSVPVGDPAALADVILQAFAEPSETRQMSELARVEAARYDVSTMVEATWREYERVIRRV
- the rseP gene encoding RIP metalloprotease RseP, producing MLNTPVVPGVLLLGLVIFVHELGHFIAAKLRGVRVLRFSLGFGPRLIAVTRGETEYRLSWIPLGGYVQMAGDSPDETGSMPDTPDHFLSHPWYGRLFIAAAGPLANLITAFLVLVGVALTGVSYPDYPNRLGVTPDTSVAYQMGLREGDRIVRVGAAPVASWIPIFLGASKVPTDQPLELGVTRGDSTFALSLSAVDREPLMSSLHRPPDPPVIGNVVTGMPAYKAGLKVGDRITSVNGTPIANWNELPPAFDGLANQKVQLHIVREGRAFPIEVKPIDPTGGPEGKQGRIGIEPPVQGVYVERHPLLASIDIGFRATGEAVVSVYGGMWLTFSRPLYYREYLGGPIFIAQAASEQARRSLDSYLRFLAMINVAIMAFNLLPIPVLDGGHIVLALLQAVRRRPISTRGYLRFQKVGLVVVGSLLLLILANDPLRLVQRQRALDRAPKEVQVAPTPP